From Salinicoccus roseus, one genomic window encodes:
- a CDS encoding alcohol dehydrogenase catalytic domain-containing protein: MQAVTVQGKNKVKVKKMKAPEIQEGTDMIIRVTSTAICGSDLHLYRKTMPISNDYIIGHEPMGIVEEVGPGVQKIKKGDRVVIPFNVSCGECHFCQNQMESQCDVSNPHGDTGAYFGFSEQFGNYPGGQAEYLRVPYADFTSFVVPEESELEDESLLFLSDVMPTAYWSVVNSGVKNGDTVIVLGSGPVGLMTQKFAWMKGAKRVIAVDHDPVRLNHAKRTNNVETFNYKEYDDIGKYLHESTRGGAEVVIDCVGMDGEITAKDRIKTLGGQIGTIDPIITAADSVKKFGTIQLTGIYGAPAAGFPLPKIFTRNITVKAGQAPVIHFMPELYRMVEDGKIDPTDIITHKVPLKKAEKMYKIFDGHEDDCIKVVMKP, from the coding sequence GTGCAAGCTGTAACTGTACAGGGAAAAAACAAAGTCAAAGTCAAGAAGATGAAAGCGCCTGAAATCCAAGAAGGAACAGACATGATCATACGCGTTACCTCGACAGCGATATGCGGCTCAGACCTGCATCTTTACAGAAAAACCATGCCAATATCAAATGACTACATCATCGGACATGAACCGATGGGTATCGTAGAGGAAGTCGGCCCCGGTGTCCAGAAGATCAAAAAAGGGGACCGCGTAGTAATCCCCTTCAACGTCAGCTGCGGCGAATGCCACTTCTGCCAGAATCAGATGGAAAGTCAATGTGACGTTTCAAATCCACACGGTGACACCGGCGCCTATTTCGGTTTCTCCGAGCAGTTCGGAAACTATCCGGGTGGACAAGCGGAATACTTAAGGGTACCCTATGCCGACTTCACTTCGTTCGTCGTACCGGAAGAAAGCGAACTTGAAGACGAAAGTCTTCTGTTCCTCTCTGATGTGATGCCTACAGCCTACTGGAGCGTCGTAAACAGCGGCGTCAAAAATGGGGATACCGTGATTGTCCTCGGTTCCGGTCCAGTCGGCCTGATGACACAGAAATTCGCTTGGATGAAAGGTGCAAAGCGTGTCATTGCAGTCGACCATGACCCTGTCAGGCTGAACCATGCCAAACGTACAAACAATGTCGAAACTTTCAACTACAAGGAATACGATGATATCGGCAAATATCTCCATGAATCCACAAGGGGCGGTGCCGAAGTCGTCATCGACTGCGTCGGCATGGATGGAGAAATTACAGCGAAGGACCGCATCAAGACGCTCGGCGGACAGATCGGCACAATCGACCCGATCATCACTGCTGCAGACTCGGTCAAGAAATTTGGAACCATCCAATTGACCGGCATCTATGGTGCGCCTGCTGCAGGCTTCCCACTGCCGAAGATCTTCACCAGGAACATTACAGTAAAAGCAGGACAGGCCCCAGTCATACACTTCATGCCTGAACTGTACAGGATGGTGGAAGATGGTAAAATCGATCCGACTGATATCATCACCCATAAAGTACCCCTTAAAAAAGCTGAAAAGATGTATAAGATTTTCGATGGCCACGAAGATGACTGCATAAAAGTAGTCATGAAGCCATAG